DNA sequence from the Manihot esculenta cultivar AM560-2 chromosome 11, M.esculenta_v8, whole genome shotgun sequence genome:
TTATTTTTTTGGGTAATGTTTCAAATCTACTCAAGTGAAGTTGCAATTATGGCTTGGTGCATGGCAGGCCCTTAATTCTATGTTCTTTTTTCTTGAAATTGCagttttctctattcttcttcttcttcttcttcttctgttctACCTTCTTCCTTCTCTCACAAAAAATTTCTTCCATTCTTCCATCTAATTCTTTTTTCCTCTTTTCCTGAAATTTCCTCTCCCTATCTTCCTTCTATTTCTCTTCCCTTTTCCCTGTTCAGGTTTCTTTTGTTCTtcacttcttcttcctttcttggaATCTTCTTCctaatttttattgtttcttGAAGTTCTAGAAATTATTGAAATTCCAGATTATGCTGAAACCCTGTTCTTGAAGTTCTTGAAATTCTAGATTTGAGTAACAATCATAAGATTCTTTTATCAGCTGGTTTTCTTTCACTATTTCCTTCCTCAAATTTTCTTTCTCAGTTTCCTTTGGGAACAAAATGCACCCAGACATCAGACCATGGAATTACAACCTTGGCAACAGAACAAATTGCAAGTCTTTTTGAACATTTTGAGAGAGGCATTCAAAGGCCAAAAAGAGCTGCTGGAAAAAATAGAGCAGAGATTGGAAAATGGTATGAAAATTTGGGAAATTTTGCAATCTGTAATAATGGAGTGCAAGAAGTCGCATTAGAATCTAGTCTTGAATGTTTTGCAGTTGACAAGAGTCATCAAGAATGTTCCAACCTTAAGATGATGTCTCATCTTGATGAAggtcaagaagaggttgatgcTGTTTGTGATGGAGTGGAGGGGCAGGTTGATACTATTGGAGATGGAGAGGAGGTTGTCCCATATCAATCAGATTCAAATGGAAATGAAGACATGGCTGCTGAGGTTCAAGACAACATATGTGTTGAAGTTCACCAAGCAACAACTCTTATGCACTTAGGATCATTAGAAAAATTCAAAGATCAGTCTGGTGCTGAGATGGGGCAAGGCTTTATTGTTGATATGTTTGGTGTAAGTGAGGTTATAAGGAGACTGATGAAGATGGTGATGACGGGCAACTAGAGTATGCAATGGGGAAAATATGGGCTGAATCTAAAGTAATTGCACAACTCATTCCCAAAACTGGAAGTTTTTTTTCTGCAGTACTTCTCGGggatgtttatatatatatatatataaaaaggtgTGACTGCAAGTGTGAGTGTTGGAAGCAAGTGGCAGTATGAGTCCAGCTATTGCAATCTTATCATTCTCGTGGAAGATGAATGGGAAATTTCtggaagaaaaaggaaaagagttAAGACATGGAATAGTATCTTGAAATAACAAGCATGGGAAATtttgagaaagaaaagaaaaaaagtgaaGTCTTTATCAGTTAAAAGTTCATTCTTCCAGCTGAAGATGAGGAAGCCCCTGAACTTTCAGTCGAACTCTATGGACTGTTTATATGCTACATAGGACTGTTATCAGCCAAAGGGTGTTACAGATGAGGACTATCACCGAGGATAGTCAACCAGTCTTCGTTCAGTGGACTTTACCAGCTGAAGATGCAACTTGGAAGACTAGAACCTTCATTCAGACTCAGTTTTCAGAATTCAAGAATTCTTGGATTCATGGGGAGGGTATTGTTACATATAGGAGAACAGGGTTTAGGAAGATATACTTTCGGGGTGAAAATAGTAATAGTGGAATAAATAGGTGGTTAAGTAAAGACAGCTGGAATTTAGTTAAAGATAGTTTGTTAGGAAGAAGCAAATAGCCGGGAACAGTTATTTCTTTACAGGAATACCTGTTTATAAAGAAGTTTGTATGAAAGAAGACTCATGCAAGAATCAATATTGAAATATCATCCTCTCTCTCCATTTCTTCTCGCTCTCTGCTTCTTCCTCGGTCCTTCCCTTCTTTCACATTTCTCTGAAGTTTGTATACTTTCTGGAATTGAGAATTTTGTTCCACAAATCAAGCTACCCATAAAATATTGTTGGAGAATATTTCTACAGTCTTCTGTTTTCTTGCAATCAAATTATATGCTGAAATTACCACAATTGTCTCGCTGGGCTTGTAGGAATTCTATCCTGTGTACTGTAACATTTAGTGGGGTATTGTGTGTAATTAATATCTTGGGAGCATGTCTTGGTGCATATATTTTGTAAAGGGACATTTTTATGCCATTTTGACCATaagctttttgtttttttccccTTCTCTTTGTAGTAAGGAGGCCCAGTTAGTCTTGGGCTGTATAATTGTAGTTAATCTGTACCCATAGTCTCCCCAAGCAGCCTGTGCCTATGCGTTCAAATTGCTGTCTATGCATTGAATCCATTGCTAAATTGTTTAGTGTTGTTGTAAATGTGCTTAGATTAACGTGTGTACATGCTCATGCTTTTCAACTTGGAGCATTCTTTAATTTGTGAATAGTGCCATATTTTGTGAATTCATGCTCGTTTTGTGTTATTTCTTTAGGAGAGAGAGGTGAAATTTTTCACCGAAACAGAGGAGAACAACCAGATGAGAGGACCCAGAACAGGAGTTCCTTATTTCTTATGATGAGGGATTCATTTGCTGCGCTGCTTGTAAAATTGCTGAAGTAATGTGACTACTTATTGTTGGGAAAGATATGTAACCGGAAAGGTGGTCCTTATTTTAGATGTTTTGCAGGTAGACCTTGCATTTGCTTGGGTTGGTATCTTCCCCACCACATTAGGTTGCTTTTGTGATTTGTGGCTTCTGTTCCGTGTCATGGTTTCAAATTGttacattatttttaattagatgATGGCCTTTTCTTCCCCCTCCTATTAAGTTATACTTGAGTTTCTTATCTTAGCCCATGGTTAAGTGGTGTATCAGTATTCTCTGTTATTTCATGATCAGCAACAATCGACTTTCCTTCCATTGTTGCTTGAATTATATGGGATCATTTATTGGAGCGTTGTATTGCCTTACATTTCAAACGTCTTTTTCCCCAAGTTGAACGAGTTTGCATTCCCCACCATATGAGGATATGTACTAGTCTAATAAATTATGCCACTCAAATTTTCCAAATTTAATTACTTTGTGCTTCTTTATTGCgtagatttaaattatttaatttattttactagGAAATGAATTTCATAATATACTCGTAtctactgtttttttttttttttgaaattctaCCCGTATCTACTGTTACCTATTCATTTATCTttttagattaataaaaaataattggcTGACGCATTTCTTTTTAAcatgaaattatttttgttcGGAAGCATGAACAACTCTACTAGTACTgtattttcaaattttgaatagaGCTAAAGATGACTTGAGTCTAGCTGAGCATGAACAACTCTACTATTTCTCTTCTAGTACTCTATTTTCAACTTCACTAAGATATTTTTTGGTCCGTTGACTTTAAAAAGACTTTCTTGTTTATAGCCATATTATTCAAAACTTTAATTTGCACATTTGgccaaaattttaaagtttacaGATACTTTTATTTaagatttgaattaaaataagagAAGTTGCGGTACAAGTAATTTTTTTAGGGATATTGAATAAAAATTCAGACATTTACAATCATATATATTTAGATTCAAAACCTTACATTTtgcataataaatttattttttttattttcataattaaaatattaaattaaattaaattttaaaaagttaatattttttcagtttcataatttttatatttttttattatctcaaaTTATTGACTATtataactataattttatttaattttatctctcTGGAGATACAATCCACTATGTcctctttctatttatataGAAGGGGGATACGAGGATGTTGCGTTATCACCCTTGCTACCGTCTCTTATTGCCAAAATCGTCAGCCTGTCCGGCAGGGTGCGTGCGTCTACGCGACGCTCTTCCCCGTCTCATTTCGGACATCATCGTGTCAAAAATTTCCTCTTCTTCCTGCACCTGCTCTCAACATCTACTCCATGTCGCCAACCACCCCGATGAAATTGAAGTCGCCGCCGGTTGCCAAGAAGGTGGACCATGTCATGGAGTTGTTTGGAGATGTCAGGGTGGACCACCACTACTGGCTTCGCGACGACTCTCGCTCCAATTTTGAGATCCTTTCCCATCTCCAAGAGGAGAATGCCTACACTGACTCCTTCATGTCCGGTATAACTTTCTCAACATTCTCATCTCCTTTATATTCGTTTTCCATGGATATTATATGCTTCTCGTCGCTCACAATCGCAGAGTACGATTTTAATTCTAATTAGGTAATAACCCGCATTGCGCGGTATGTAATTATTCGGTGTTGCTATAGAACCATTTGCGCCCTAATgtgatgtatatatataaaatttagggGTATTGgacaaaaaaaatacaaatttacATTTATCCTCGAATTTAATGGTAAATAACAATATAGACTTCAAgtcttatattattaataaaatatataatcttttaatttaaattttatattgaaattaaatatattttatatttattatatataatattaaatgtattatattgaataaatatttattacaaataaatttatattatataaaacatcacatataaataatatgtaTACTCTGTGTATATATGTTTGGAAAATTTTATTTCCTATTAATAATATactaaataaaacaaaatattgtatattttaaatggtaaagttttttttttatattttaattttttattaatatctaagatattatataaaagtggGAATAATTAGTGAATaatgagattaataaaaaataatgttgtaataaaaatatgtatttaatgacttttattatttaaatagaacTTTAGGGATTATATTGCAATTTATCGTTaacttatataaatttaatttaatctcttgATTATAACCGTGGCAAGTTGAAAAGTTTTGACTTTACCATCCAAGATTTAAAATGTTGGTGTTTAGATTTTTTTGTCCAATATCCCTAAAATTTATGCATAAAGGAATACTTTTATGTGTACATTTAATGTCCAGATAAATAAATTGTTTTACTCTCTGATTACTTGGTTATaatcttttatttgtttttattaaatactGAATTTTATTTGCCTTTATTCATACTATCTACTGTTTAGAGTACAAGGGAAAAAATGCCATTACTAATTCAGTTGTTGTATTCTTAAATTGTCTAAACCCAAACTAACTTTGGCCTGATCATGAAAACTAAGTCTTTTATTAAATAACAATGGATTTATTTAAACATGCAGTAGATTGACTACTAACTAAAAGCACAcccaaaattaatttcaattatatgaaattttgcAGGGTTATTTACTCCAAATATTTTATTCATGTGATTTGGACTTAATAAAACAAATAAGTATTATGACAATATGGAGAGATATGGGAAATAGGAATCTAGACGTATAGATTCTATTATATATGCAATGTGCAGAAAATGAAAATTATCAAACAAAATGAGTAATTCTCTTATGAGCAATTTTCTAGCTCCATTCAGAAACATCCAAATGTTAAAAAGTTACGTGCTAATTAACTATACGTAAAAGTGAGTAATttatgttataagttatagaaagtaaatatgttaatataggaagtaaatattgatagatgggtctgtcccttaattttagggattgtataatcatagacttgattttcctttctgtttagatatcgtctctcatgtataaataggttgtaatatcTATTGTAAaacaataacaaatattatctttctacatggtatcagagcctttcttgtagagatttaattttttctctctcatcaagttttatattttttttttgagacgTAGGGCTCTGTtaatttgggttacccataaagggtaacatttggatctcaccgTTGTTAGAGTCGCCACACCGTCCCCTTATCAGATCTGAGGTTTGTTTGCCGttcgggtgttgggtggaggtgttttaAGTACTATTCATATTCGGGTACTGTTCATTGGCACTGTTCAcagtactgttcatcggcactATTTACGTGATACTGTTCACATGATACTGTTCA
Encoded proteins:
- the LOC110626461 gene encoding uncharacterized protein LOC110626461, whose amino-acid sequence is MELQPWQQNKLQVFLNILREAFKGQKELLEKIEQRLENVDKSHQECSNLKMMSHLDEGQEEVDAVCDGVEGQVDTIGDGEEVVPYQSDSNGNEDMAAEVQDNICVEVHQATTLMHLGSLEKFKDQSGAEMGQGFIVDMFGVSEVIRRLMKMVMTGN